The DNA sequence TCCCTCCTTTGGTCTGATGCAACCAAATTAATTCCAATTGCCCTTTCAGCGGCATTTGGTATTGTTTCGGCATGATCGACCACCGAGACGAGCGGATCGCCACGCTGATGGCGCGCGAGGCTGCGGAAGCGCCCGGCCGCTGCGAAGCGCAGGTCGCACGCAATGCCGGCCTCATGCGGCAGGCGGGACAGCGGCTGCGGGCACTGGCGCCGCCCTTTGCCGCGACGTTGGCGCGGGGCAGTTCGGACCAAGCGGCCTCTTTCGCCAAGTTCTTGCTGGAAACGCGTGCGGGCATACCGACGCTCAGCCATGCGCCTTCGATCGGATCGCTCTACCATGCGACATCTCCGCGCTTCCGGGGTGTGCCGCTGATCGCCATCTCGCAATCGGGCCGAAGCCCGGACCTGATCGCGGCGGCGCAGGACGCGCAGCGGCAGGGTGCGCTGGTGGTTGCGGTCGTCAACGACGAAGCCTCCCCGCTGGCGGCGATGGCAGACATCTGCATCCCCATCCATGCCGGACCCGAAACCAGCGTGGCGGCGACCAAGAGTTTCATCGCCACCTTGGTCGCGATCACGCATCTGGTTGCCGAATGGAGCGGCGACGAAGCCCTGGGCGAGGCGCTGCCCGTCGTGGGCGATACGCTGCGCGCGGCGGCGGCGGCAGACTGGGGCGAGGCGGTGCCGCTGCTGCGCGACGCGCGCACCATGCTCGTGCTGGGGCGCGGCCCGACCCTGCCGATCGCCGGCGAGGCGGCGCTGAAATTCAAGGAAACATCCAATCTGCACGCGGAGGCCTTCAGCATCGCCGAGGTCGCGCATGGTCCGATGACCCTGGTCGGGGCGGGCGACCCCGTGCTGGCGCTCGGGCCGACGGACGCGGCGCGGGCGGGGCTGCGCGAGCGGCTGGAGGATTTCCGCGCGCGCGGCGCGCAGGTGATCGCCGCGGGCCATCCCGACGATGTCGTTGCCGCGACGCTGGCGTTGCCCAGTCGCTGGGAGGTCCATCCGGTACTGGGCGCCATCGCCCAGATCCAGAGCTTCTATGGCCTCGCCAACGCCCTGGCGCTGGCGCGCGGGCGCAATCCCGACACGCCCCCGCATCTGGCCAAGGTGACGCGGACGCTATGACGATCCAGGCGCTGGTCGGCGCGGCCATCGTGCTGCCGGACGGGATAGCGCCTGACGATGCGCTGTTGATCGACGGCGCGCGCATAGGGCCGGTCGTACCGCGCGGCTCGCTGCCGGCCGGGTGCGTGGAAGTAGACCTGGATGGCGGCTGGCTGCTGCCGGGCTTCATCGATACGCAAGTCAACGGCGGCGGAGACGTGCTGCTGAATGACCGGCCGGACGTGGACGGCATCCGCACGATTGCGCAGGCGCATAGGCGCTTTGGCACCACTGGCCTGTTGCCGACCCTCATCAGCGACGATGCCGATGTCGTGGATGCGACGATCGCGGCGGGGGAGGAGGCGCTGAGGCAGGGTGTGCCGGGCGTGCTGGGCGTCCATATCGAGGGGCCGCATCTCAATCCCGGAAAGAAGGGCATTCATGACGCGGCCAAATTCACCGCCATCGATCCAGCGGTGCTGGAGCGACTGACGCGGCCCACCATCGGGCGGCGGATCGTCACGCTGGCGCCTGAACTGGCCCCGCCCGGCGCGATCCGCGCCCTCACCGAGGCGGGTGTGCTGGTTGCCGCGGGGCACAGCTTGGCCGACTATGCGCAGACGGTCGCGGCGCTCGCCGAGGGGCTGGCCGGCTTCACCCATTTGTTCAACGCGATGACGCAGATGGGGAGCAGGGAGCCGGGCATGGTTGCGGCCGCGCTGCTGGACCGGGGGAGCTATTTCGGCCTGATTGTCGATGGGCTGCATGTGCATCCCGCCGCCCTCCGCGTCGCGCTGGCCGCGCGGGGGTTGGAAGGCGCGATGCTGGTGACCGACGCCATGCCGCCGGTCGGAGGGGAGCGGGATAGCTTTACCCTGATGGGCCAGCCCATCCATGTGGTGGACGGAACCTGCCGGGGACCGGACGGCACGCTGGCCGGATCGGCGCTCAGCATGGCGCAGGCCTTCCGCAATGCGATGGACCTGATGGGCTGCTCGATGGTCGAGGCGTCACGCCTGGCGAGCGGCAATCCGGCGCGCTTCCTGCGGCTTGACGGGGAGACGGGAGCCATCGCGCCGGGGCTGCGCGCAGACCTGGTGCATCTCGACGCGGACCGGCGGGTGCGGCGCACCTGGATCGGCGGACAGTTGAGCGAGGCCGGCGAATGAGCGACCTGATCGCCGCGCTGCGCGTGATCGTCGGGCCGCGCCATGTGCTGACGGGCACGCAGGCGACGGCGCGCTATCGCCATGGCTATCGCACCGGCTCGGGCGCGGCGCTGGCGGTCGTGCGACCGGGCAGTCTCGTCGAACAATGGCGCGTGGCGCAGGCCTGCGTGGCCGCCGACGTGTCGATCATCATGCAGGCGTCCAACACCGGACTGACCGGAGGGTCGACCCCCGATGGCGAGGATTATCCCGGCGGCTGCGTCATCATCAGCACCACGCGGATCGCCGGGCTGCACCTGATCGGCGACGGGCGGCAGGCGATCTGCCTGCCGGGCACCACGCTCCATTCCCTGGAAAAGGCGCTGGCGCCGCTGGGCCGGGAGCCGCATTCAGTGATCGGCTCCTCCTGCTTCGGCGCATCGGTGGTCGGCGGCGTGTGCAACAATTCGGGCGGTTCGCTGGTGCAGCGGGGGCCGGCCTTCACCCAGTTGAGCCTTCATGCCGTGGTCGGCGGGGACGGGACGCTGCGGCTGGTCAACCATCTGGGCGTTGCGCTGGGCAATGATCCCGAAGAGATGCTGCGGCGGCTGGAACAGGGCGATTTCGACGAAGGGGACGTGGACCCGGCGGTGGATCGCTGGGCGCATGATCGCGCCTACGCCACGCATGTCCGCGACATAGACAGCGAGACGCCGGCCCGCTTCAACGCCGACAGCCGCTGCCTGTTCGAGGCGGCGGGCAGTGCGGGCAAGCTGATCGTCTTTGCCGTGCGGCTTGATAGCTTCGCGAAGGAGGAAGGGGCGGCGACCTTCTATATCGGCACCAATGATCCGGCGGAACTGACGGCGATCCGCCGCGCGATCCTGGGCCATTTCGCCACGCTACCGATCGCGGGCGAATATATGCACCGGGATGCGTTCGACATCGCCGACCGTTATGGCAAGGATATGTTCGTCGCGATCGAGCGGCTGGGAACGGACCGGTTGCCGACGCTTTTCGCGCTAAAGTCGCGCGTGGACGGGATGCGCTTTCTGGGCGAGGGTTTCAGCGATCGGATGATGCAGCGGATCGGACGGCTTCTGCCCGATCATCTGCCGCCAGAGATGCGGCACTATCGCGACCGCTTCGCCCATCATCTGCTGCTCAAGATGCCGCGACTGGCTTTGGCGGAAACGCGCGCACTCTTGTCAAATCTGCTGGCCGAGGGCGAGGGCGATTATTTCGAATGTACGCCCGAATTGGCGGCCAAGGCATTCCTCCATCGCTTCGTGACCGCAGGAGCCGCGGTGCGCTATCGCGCGGTGCATCCCGAACAGGTGGCAGACATCGTCCCGCTGGACGTAGCCCTGCCGCGCAACATGCTGGACTGGCAGGAGGTCTTGCCCCCCGACCTCGCGGCGCAGAGCATCCACAGCCTCTATTACGGCCATTTCCTTTGCCATGTGTTCCATCAGGACTATATCGTCCGCAAGGGCGTCGATCCGTTGGCGTTCGAGCATCGGCTATGGGCGCTGCTCGACGAGCGCGGCGCGGAATATCCCGCGGAGCATAATGTCGGCCATCTCTACCGGGCCAAGCCTGCGCTGGAGGGTTTCTATCGACATATCGATCCGCGCAACCAGTGCAATCCGGGGATCGGCCACACGACGCGCGATCGTCACTGGGGCGACGAACAGAAGGAGATGGCCGGTTCATGACCTTTTACCTGGGCATCGACGCTGGCGGCAGCAATTGCCGGGCGCGCCTGATCGCGGCGGATGGCACGGTGATCGGCACGGGACAGGGCGGGACCGCCAATGCGCGGATCGGGCTGGAGGCGCTATACGAGACGTTGCGCGCTGTGTCCGAACAGGCGACGACCGCAGCCGGGCTATCGACGGAGCAGGTTGCAACCATTCGTGCGGGCATGGGCATCGCCGGCATCTCGCGCCCCGGCGTGCGTGATGCGCTGCGGGACTTCGCGTTTCCCTTCGCCTCGGTCACTTATGAAACCGACGCCTTCATCGCCAATCTGGGTGCCCATGGCGGTGCGGACGGCGCGATCCTGATCCTGGGCACCGGCAGCATCGCTCAGGTGCGCGCAGGCGGTCGGGATTTCACCATCGGCGGCTATGGCTTTCCTATCTCCGACGAAGGGAGCGGCGCGGCGCTGGGCCTCAGCGCCATGCGCCATGCGCTGCGCGCGCTCGACGGGCGGACGCAGGCGACGCCGTTGAGCCGCGCCGTGACGGACCGCTTCGGCCATGACACGGCGCAGGCCATCGGCTGGATGGATCAGGCAAGCCCGAGGGATTATGGCAGCTTCGCGCCGTTGGTGATGGATTATGCCGAAGCGGGTGACGCCATCGCGCGATCGATCGTCGAGGATGCGGTGGCGCATGTCGAGCGCTTCATCGAGACGATCTTCGAGCGCGGCGCGAGCCGCTGCACGCTGGTCGGCGGCCTTGCCCCGCGAATGCGCCCCTGGCTCAAGGCGCGGACGGTGGCGCGGCTCAGCCCTATGCTGGGCGACCCGCTGGACGGGGCGCTCCATCTGGCGGGCTTTCGCGGCTAGAGCATCTTGCGCAAAAGTGGGCACCGGTTTTGCGAAAAACCGATGCGACAACAAACATCTAGAGCGCGCGTCCTGCGTTCAATTTAATGCAGCGCGCTCTAGATCGGCCAGCTTTCGCGCCGATAGGCGGAATCCCAGAACATCCATTCATAGCGGGTCGCCATGCGGAAGGCCTGCGCCATGGCGTCACGCAGCAGAGCGGGCGCTGTTTCCGCCGCCTGGTCGACCAGCGCGCGGACGCGGGCGGTCGCCTCGCCAAAACCCGGATCGGCATAGGTATCGATCCAGGGCGCATAGGGATTGGGGCTGGCGGCGCGCGGCTTGATGGCGCAGCCAACCTCCCAATAGACCCAGAAACAGGGAAGAATACCGGCAATCAGTTCCTCGTAACTGCGCGTCGCCGCCAGCGTCATCAGATAGCCGGTATAATTCTGGCAGGCCGGGCTGGGCGCGCTGGCCCGTGCCATGTCGGGTGTGACGCCGAACTGCGCGAAAAAGGCCTGGTGCAGCGCTTCCTCCACCTGCACCGCGACCTTGGCGCCGTCGGAAAATTCCAGGCGGCCTGTGGCCGTCGGCGCGCGCGCGGCGGCGATCGCCAGCACCCGCGCATATTCGGCGAGATAGAGGCTGTCCTGCACGATATAATGGCGGAAACTTTCGGGTGGCAGCGTGCCCTGCGCCAGTTCCTCCAGGAAGGGCTGCGTCAGGATCGCCTGGCGCAGCGGCGCCACATCGGCCCAGATTTCGTCGCAAAATCCCATGGCGTGCTCCTTCAGAAGCGCAGGCTGGCGCTGGCGCCGAACTGACGCCCGCTATTGATCGTGAAACTGTCATAGGGACCGCCCGGCCCCAGCCCCAGCAGCAGCGGCAATTGCTGCTGGCCGAAGGCGGAGATCGCCCAGCGGCGGTCGAACAGATTTTTCGCCCAGAGTTCCAGCGTCCAGTCCTGCACGCTCACCCCGACCCGGCCGTCAACCGATATATAACCGGGTGAGTATAGGATATTGTCGATCTCGAAATCCACTCGGGAGACGTAGGTGGCGGACAAGCGCGCATCGACCGTGGCCGCACCGGCCGCTCCGCGCCAGCCGACGCCCCCATTCGCCGTCCAGTCGGGCGCGTTGGGCGTGCGCTTGCCGCTCATGTCGACGATCGCCGGTTCGCCCGGCTCGAGGGTGGGATTGGGGGTCAGGTAACGCCCGGTGCGGCTGTGGGTCCAGGCCAGCCCGCCGTCGACGCGGAAGCCCGCGCCCAGCGCCACATCGGCCGACGCCTCGATTCCATGGACATTGACCTGCGGGACGGACAGCACCACAGAATTGCCGAGGAATACGGTATTCTGGAAATTGTCATAGTCGGTGACGAAGCCCGCCAGCGTCGCACGAACACGGCCGTCGCTGCTCTGTGCCTTGATGCCAGCCTCGACCGACCGGGTGGTTTCGGCCTTGAAGTCCGCCTGCCACACATCCGTCGGGCCGGGCAGGGGATTGAAGCCGCCCGCCTTGAAGCCCACCGCGCCGGTCACATAGGCGGTCAGGTCTGCCGAAGGGCGCCAGGCAATCGACAGCTTTGGCTGCCATTTGTCGAAGGTGCGGGCGCGGGCCGCCAGCAGCGCGCCGCTGGCCGTGCCCACCGTGTCCTCCCTGCGCCGGTCGCGGTCGTAGCGCAACGCGGCCGTGAGTTCGACGCGGGGCAGCAGGTCGTAGCTTGCCTGGCCGAAAATCCCGACCTGGCTGGACCGGGTTTCCGCCCGCAGGGGCTCGCCGCCGAACAGCAGCGGTCCGAAATCGTCGGTCCGGTCGCGCTCCAGCCGCTGGAAGAAAAGGCCGACATGCCAGCGTAACGGCGACGCAGCGCGCGATGTCAGGCGCAATTCGCTGGTCCAGGCCTTGATATCAACCGGTTGGACGATGGGTTGAATACCGTCCGGGAAGAAGGGTACGCCGTTCAGCGTGATCGGCGTGTCATTGCGGAAATCCAGTTCCTCAACAAAATCCTTGTGATATTCATCATAGCCGCCAGTCCAGCTGAGCAGAAGGGTATCGCCCAGTTCCTGCTCATAGCTGGCCTGCGCGCCCCACCACTGCCGATCGGCGCGCCCTTCGAAATCGCCGAAGGGATTGGTCAGCGCCTTGCCCGAGAGGCGACCGCCATAAAGGCCGGTGACATTGCCGGATGAAATATAGGCCGCGCCGCCTTCCTCATCGGCCCAGCCGAGGCGCAGCTTCAGCGTCGCCGTTTCGGTCAGCGCCACCTTCGCCTTCAGCCGCAGGTTGCGGCTGATCGCGCCGTCGACCTTCTTGTCCAGATAGCTGTTTCGGATGAAGCCATCGCTGTTGCGGTAGGAGCCGGAAAGGCGCAGTTGCACCTGCTCGGAAACCGGCGCATTGACCACTCCGTCGGCAGTCCAGGTGAAGCCATTGCCGATCCCGATCGCCGCTTCGCCGCCCCAGTCCGGTCCCGGATCATTGGTCGCGACGTTGATCGCGCCGCCCGAGGCCGAGCGGCCGAACAGGGCGCCTTGCGGACCCTTCAATATCTCGATCCGGGCCATGTCATAGGGACGCAAGGTGAAGAGCTCTGAATCCGGCAGCGCCAGCCCGTCGACGATCATCGCAATGGAGGGCGACTGGTTGCGATTGGTGGACACGCCGCGAATCGAGATCAGGTTGGTTCCGGGGTCTTGGTCGTTTATCAGGAAGATGCCGGGCGTTGCTGCGATAATATCATCGATCGTGGTGAGCTTGCGCGCGATGATGTCGGCTGGGCCGAAGACGGTGACGCTGTCCGGCACGGCGATCGCCGCTTCCTCGCGCCCGCGCGCCGTCACGGTGATGCTCGCGTCCGCGGCACGGGTTGTGGACGGCATGGCGCAGGCAAGGGAGATCGCGCAAATGGATGCAGTGGTGACGTAACGCTTCATGGTCCCTATTCCTCCGCCGGTGTGAACCGGATCAGGTTCTCGGGTCCGCGGCCTAGACGCCCCCTGCGCCCGATCCGCGTCTCAGCCCTGACTGCGCCAGGACACCCCGTGGGTTGGCTGTGCCGCCGCGCCTATGCGTTCGGCCCGCCGGCGTCAAATGCTTCCGTCCTCGCCTTGTCATGCCGGCCGCCCGATGGGCCAGGCCGGCAGCCTGTCGCTGCGGCGTTTCCTGCTGAACCGCCACGGAAATTCGATCATCCATGGCGTGCCGGGCCTGAAATCCGCGCTATCCGATCGGATAGCGCCCGCCTACTGTACGTCACCATGATGTCGAAGGCCCACAACCCCGTCCCGCCCATGGAGCGACTGACATGATCGGCGCGGCACTACTGCTGGCCGCTGCGGCCGCCGCGCCCGCGACCGAGGCAACGATGGACGCCGGCGCAATCAGCCCGCGGATCACGCCGATCCGGCCACATTCGCATATCCATGCCGGGGAACATGCGCCCGGTGAGGGGCCGATCGTCTTCGACCTCAGCTATAGCAGCGACATCATGGGCACGGTGGCGGGCGGATTGAAGCGGCGCGCCCGCTATCTCGACAATCTCGACCTTGTAATGGAAGTCGACCTGGAGGAATTGGTCGGCTGGCGCGGAGCCGAGATGCATGTCTACGGCCTCTACAATAATGGCCAGTCCATTTCGGAGGTGGTGGGCGACGCCCAGATGGTCAGCGAAATGGAGGCCAATGCCCAGGCGTTCAAGCTCTACGAAGCCTGGATCGACCAGATGCTGGCGCCCAACCTGTCGGTGCGCGCGGGCATCTATGACCTCAATTCCGAATTCGATATGCTGGAAACGGCAACCCTTTTCGTCGGCGGCGCGCATGGCATGGGCAGCGACATCGGCATGTCGGGCCGCAACGGCCCCTCGATCTTCCCCGCAACGGGCCTTGCCGCGCGCGTCCTCTACCGGCCGGCGGAGGGCTGGGCGGTGCGAGCGGCGGTGCTCGATGGCGTGCCCGGCAACCCCGACCATCCGTCCCGCACCAGCATCCGGCTTGGCAAGGGGGAGGGCGCGCTGCTGATCGGCGAAGTGGAAGCGCCGGTCGCCGGCGGTCGTCTGCTCATCGGCCATTGGCGCTACACATCCTCCTTCGAACGGTTCGACGGCGTGACGGCCGACGGCAACGACGGCTTCTATCTGCGGGGCGAAAAGACGCTGGCCGAGGATGGTGATCGGAAGGTCGACGGCTTCTTCCGCCTCGGCATCGCCGACAAGAAATTCAACATGTTCGATCGCTTCGCCAGCGCAGGGATCAAGCTGGGCGGCTGGGTCGGCGGGCGGCCGGACGACGAGATCGGCTTTGCCGTTATAGGCGCCTTCACCTCGCCCGAATATCGCCGCGCGAATGACTCCGAGCGGGCGGAGATGGTAGCGGAGGCGACCTATCGTGCGCCACTGACGTCCTGGCTGACGGTCCAGCCGAACCTGCAATATGTCCGCAATCCGTCTGCCGATCCGACGATCGACGATGCCTGGGTGCTGGGACTGCGTGTCGAAATGGCGTTCCGCCTGATCGACTGATCAGTCGCAACGCGGGCCCTTCCTCCGGGGTGCCGCCACCCAGGCCAGCGCATTGTCCAGCATCCGACTATATCTCGGATCGGTGTAGGTTTCGGGCCGATGTCCGATCGCTGAGTAGAAGACCCGGCCCTTGCCGACGCAGCGGCTCCACGCGATCGGATGGTCGCCCATGATGAGCGCCGCGCCCGGCTGATAGCTTTTCTCGTCAAGCGTCGCGACGATCCGCGCGCCGGTCGCGCGGGGGTTGGCGCGGAAACTATACCATTCATCCTTCATGATCCATTGATCGGGCAATCCCTGCGCGACCGGATGGGAACCGTCCTCGATCATGATCCGCCCATCCTGGAACTGCGGGTTCATCGGGTGGCCGGCGAAGCGTGCGCCGATTAGCGTGTCCGCATACCAGGGCCAGAAGGTCGCGGGATCGCCCGAGGAGCCATGCACGCCCACGAAGCCGCCGCCTTGCTCGATATAGTCCCGAAACGCCTGCCGCTGAGACAGAGTGAGGACGTCGCCGCTGACATTGTTCCAGATGACCGCGTCGAACTGCCGCAGAGTCTGCGCATTCATCGCCCCGCCCTTGTCGGTGACGGCGATCGCCCATCCCCGGCGCGCCGCAAGGTCGACAAATGCCGATCGCGCCGCCTCCACCGACGGACCATCGCGAAAGCCGGTCATCTTCTCGAACAAAAGCAGGCGGGGCCGACCCGCCGGCAGCGTGAAGGTCGGCCGGTCGTCATCATAGCGGGCGCAGCGGACCTGCCCGTCCTGTGCCGTTACCGGTAGCCGCCGTAGCGCCGCATCGGCGCGCGCGACCTGAGCGGCGGGCACCCGCCCGGAAGCCACCATCTCGTCCAGAGTCAGGATCGCGGCGAAGGTTGGCGCCTGGGTAGTAAAGAAGCGTGGCGGCAGCGCCTTGAAAAGATCGGGAACATCGCGTTCCAGGACCGCCTTTGCCTGAGGGCTGAGCAGGATGTCGACGATCGGCAACGCTTGCGAAAAAGGCGCATCGCGAAACGGGCAGTCGATCGCTGCGGCCTGCGCTGCCTTGAACGGCAACAAGCTCAAGCCCCACGCAGCCAGCAGCAACGCCATCGCCTTTTTGCGCCTCATGACCATCCTCTCCTCTTATGGCTATGGCCAGCCTAATCGCCAGTCCCCGGCCTGGGAAGGTCATATATATCCCATAATGCGGGATGATATATGTAAATATGGAACGCTATTGCTGCGTCCATGTACTCGATCTATAGCTGCCACCAAAGAGGAGAGAGGAGCGGCTATGCGGTTGGCAGATGCGTTGGCAGGTTTGGGCGGCATGGCGGGACTTTTGCTGGGAACCGCGGCGATCCAGGCGGCGGCGCCCGCTGCGCGCCACATGGAGCGGCTCGATCGCGCCCTCGTGGCCGTCCCGCTGGCGGCGGGGCAGGGAATTCATGTCAGTTGGCGCCTTCTCCGCACTGATGCGGCCGATCTGCGCTTCACTCTGCTGCGCGACGGCAGGCTTATCAAGCGCATCGGCGCGAAGGATGCGAGCAGCGTCACCGATCCCGCCGGTACCGCGCAGAGCCGCTACAGCCTACGTGATGCGACTGGTCGGACAGTGGCGACTGCTACGCCCTGGGCCACGGGCTATCTTCCTGTCCCGCTCGACCGGCCGGCAGACCGGATGACGCCAGACGGCGAGCGCTACAGCTATACCGCCAATGATGCGAGCGTGGGCGATCTTGACGGCGATGGCCGTTATGAAATCATCGTCAAATGGTATCCGTCGATCGCCAAGGACAATGCCTTTGGCGGCTATACGGGCGAGACGCTGCTGGACGCCTATACGCTCGACGGCAAGCGGCTATGGCGGATCGACCTTGGCCGCAACATCCGCTCGGGCGCGCATTATACGCAGTTCATGGTGTTCGACCTGGATGGCGATGGCCGCGCAGAGGTGGCAATGAAGACCGCCGACGGCACGATCGACGGCGCGGGCAAGACGATCGGCGACGCCAGCGCGGACTGGCGCGAGCATGATGGGGAAGCGCCGCAGGCCGATCGCACCGGGGCGACCGTGCTCCCGGACGGACGCAAGGTGGCGCGGCTCAAAGGGCGGATACTGCGCGGCCCGGAATATCTGACCCTGTTCGACGGGATGACCGGAAAGGCGCTCGCCACCGCGCCCTATGCTCCCTCGCGTGGGCCCAGCGGCGACAACCCGGCGGCCGAGGAGATGAGCGCCAGCTGGGGCGATGCCTATGGCAACCGATCGGAACGCTATCTCGCGAGCGTCGCCATGCTCGACGGGCAGCGCGCCAGCCTGATCTTCGCGCGCGGCTATTATGGCCGCTCTACCATCGCCGCCTGGGATTGGCGCGACGGCAAGCTGACGCAGCGCTGGCTGTTCGACAGCGCCGTTCCGGGTAATGGCGACTATGGCGGGCAGGGCAATCACCAGATGTCGGTGGCGGATGTCGACGGCGATGGCCGCGACGAAATCTTCTACGGATCGATGGTCGTGGATGACGATGGCCGGGGGCTATGGTCGGCGCGTCTCTTCCATGGCGACGCCATGCATGTGTCGGACCTCGATCCCGCTCGCCCCGGCCTGGAGAAATTCGGCGTGCATGAGGATATGCGTAGCAACGGCAATATCGGGGCCGCCATGCTCGACGCGCGGACCGGGGAACGGCTCTGGACCAAGCCGGCCGATCGCGACACCGGACGCGGCATCGCCGTGGACATCGATCCGCGCCACCCCGGCGCCGAAGCATGGGCCTCCAATTCGCCCGACCTCTGGGATGCGAAGGGCAATGTCATCCCTGGCGGCCATCCCCGCGCGGCCAATTTCGCCATCTGGTGGGACGGCGATGGCCTGCGCGAGCTGCTGGATGGCACGCGCATCGGCAAATGGGACTGGCGGGCGAGCCGGGAACTACCCCTGCTGACGCCCGACGCCGTGGGATCCAACAACGGCACCAAGCAGAACCCGGCCCTGTCGGCTGACATCGTCGGCGACTGGCGCGAGGAACTGCTGGTGCGCAGTAGCGACAGCAGCGAGTTGCGCCTCTACACCACGCCCTGGCCGACCGCGATCCGCCTCGCCACGCTGATGCACGATCCGGTCTATCGGCTCGGCATCGCCTGGCAGAACAGCGCCTACAACCAGCCGCCGCATTTGTCCTTCGCCATTCCGGTGCAGGCACCGGCGCAATGAAACGGAGCGGGCGGGGCATGACGCCCCGCCCGCCCGGAAGGCCGGATCAGGCACCGGCCCTGGTCAGATATTTCGCCCGCAGGCTGGCGATCTTCACATCGTCCAGGCCCAGCTTCTCGCGATAATAGCCTTTCATGCCGCCGGGATAGGCTTCCATCGTGGCGAAGGCGGCCTCGATATAATGGCGGTCGACGCCCATCAACGCCTTGACCGCCTCTGGCGGCAGCTTGCGGAACATGGCCATGTTGGGATCATCCGCCTTCATCGCCTGCGGCCGGAAATGGGCGTTGGACAGAAGATAGTCCTGGATCACCGTTTCCCGATCGACGCCCAGCACCGACAGCAGGATGGCGGCGGCGACCCCCGTTCGGTCCTTGCCCGCCGAGCAGTTGAACGCCACCGCCCCGTCGGTCGCGAGCAGCTGCTCGAACAGCGTGCGATACTGGTCGGCGAACAGGTTGGGGATGTCCCGATAGAGCGTGGCCATCACCTTGCTTACTTCCTCACCGGTCTGGTCGGGCTTGAGCAAGGCGTTCATGAACATGCCATGCTCCATCGCATAGTCGCGCGACAGCACGGTCGGCTTTGCTGTCGCGGGCCAGTTCACCGGCTCGGCGGTGCGTTCGCGGGTGTCGCGAAAGTCTACCACCGTCTTGAGGTCATGCGCGGCGAGCCAGGCGAAGTCCTTTTCGGTCAGGCGCGACATTGCGCCCGACCGGTAGATCCT is a window from the Sphingobium sp. V4 genome containing:
- a CDS encoding carbohydrate porin translates to MIGAALLLAAAAAAPATEATMDAGAISPRITPIRPHSHIHAGEHAPGEGPIVFDLSYSSDIMGTVAGGLKRRARYLDNLDLVMEVDLEELVGWRGAEMHVYGLYNNGQSISEVVGDAQMVSEMEANAQAFKLYEAWIDQMLAPNLSVRAGIYDLNSEFDMLETATLFVGGAHGMGSDIGMSGRNGPSIFPATGLAARVLYRPAEGWAVRAAVLDGVPGNPDHPSRTSIRLGKGEGALLIGEVEAPVAGGRLLIGHWRYTSSFERFDGVTADGNDGFYLRGEKTLAEDGDRKVDGFFRLGIADKKFNMFDRFASAGIKLGGWVGGRPDDEIGFAVIGAFTSPEYRRANDSERAEMVAEATYRAPLTSWLTVQPNLQYVRNPSADPTIDDAWVLGLRVEMAFRLID
- a CDS encoding ThuA domain-containing protein → MRRKKAMALLLAAWGLSLLPFKAAQAAAIDCPFRDAPFSQALPIVDILLSPQAKAVLERDVPDLFKALPPRFFTTQAPTFAAILTLDEMVASGRVPAAQVARADAALRRLPVTAQDGQVRCARYDDDRPTFTLPAGRPRLLLFEKMTGFRDGPSVEAARSAFVDLAARRGWAIAVTDKGGAMNAQTLRQFDAVIWNNVSGDVLTLSQRQAFRDYIEQGGGFVGVHGSSGDPATFWPWYADTLIGARFAGHPMNPQFQDGRIMIEDGSHPVAQGLPDQWIMKDEWYSFRANPRATGARIVATLDEKSYQPGAALIMGDHPIAWSRCVGKGRVFYSAIGHRPETYTDPRYSRMLDNALAWVAAPRRKGPRCD
- a CDS encoding rhamnogalacturonan lyase, translated to MERLDRALVAVPLAAGQGIHVSWRLLRTDAADLRFTLLRDGRLIKRIGAKDASSVTDPAGTAQSRYSLRDATGRTVATATPWATGYLPVPLDRPADRMTPDGERYSYTANDASVGDLDGDGRYEIIVKWYPSIAKDNAFGGYTGETLLDAYTLDGKRLWRIDLGRNIRSGAHYTQFMVFDLDGDGRAEVAMKTADGTIDGAGKTIGDASADWREHDGEAPQADRTGATVLPDGRKVARLKGRILRGPEYLTLFDGMTGKALATAPYAPSRGPSGDNPAAEEMSASWGDAYGNRSERYLASVAMLDGQRASLIFARGYYGRSTIAAWDWRDGKLTQRWLFDSAVPGNGDYGGQGNHQMSVADVDGDGRDEIFYGSMVVDDDGRGLWSARLFHGDAMHVSDLDPARPGLEKFGVHEDMRSNGNIGAAMLDARTGERLWTKPADRDTGRGIAVDIDPRHPGAEAWASNSPDLWDAKGNVIPGGHPRAANFAIWWDGDGLRELLDGTRIGKWDWRASRELPLLTPDAVGSNNGTKQNPALSADIVGDWREELLVRSSDSSELRLYTTPWPTAIRLATLMHDPVYRLGIAWQNSAYNQPPHLSFAIPVQAPAQ
- a CDS encoding tyrosine-protein phosphatase; protein product: MRFFRCLPLLAIGLAMAVPAFGQSQAAPVPAIAMPAHDRLLPLEGGQNFRDLGGYRTADGRVVKWDRIYRSGAMSRLTEKDFAWLAAHDLKTVVDFRDTRERTAEPVNWPATAKPTVLSRDYAMEHGMFMNALLKPDQTGEEVSKVMATLYRDIPNLFADQYRTLFEQLLATDGAVAFNCSAGKDRTGVAAAILLSVLGVDRETVIQDYLLSNAHFRPQAMKADDPNMAMFRKLPPEAVKALMGVDRHYIEAAFATMEAYPGGMKGYYREKLGLDDVKIASLRAKYLTRAGA